In Gemmata obscuriglobus, a single genomic region encodes these proteins:
- a CDS encoding type II secretion system protein: MKRNGFTLIELIIAVLIIATLIGLLLPAVQKVRQAAGRIREGNKFRQFALACQSFADAHGGQLPNTLGVAPSQGESLFQSLIPYLEMGNFGEPPATLDGKPWRPVQIQSEFDPSFSNSRGTPFTPIRWVGDNQEQSGDSSYAFNHMVFNRGATLTASVPDGTSQTLAMTTHYARCGSTPFTWGPNPICHTFVLPSGSKVIPCWTAPDISLHTSSFADDPMGDAMPPGVSKRGDLGVKTFQVLPLMIDCDYRVPQALLPEGLMVARLDGSVNLLRVSIDAATFWGLVSPAGGEVLRNDW; encoded by the coding sequence ATGAAGCGTAACGGATTCACGCTGATTGAGCTGATAATTGCGGTGCTGATTATCGCGACATTGATCGGCCTCTTGCTGCCTGCGGTGCAAAAGGTGCGGCAGGCCGCGGGGCGAATCCGCGAGGGGAACAAATTTCGCCAGTTCGCCTTGGCTTGCCAGTCGTTCGCCGACGCGCACGGCGGGCAACTCCCAAACACCCTCGGGGTCGCGCCGTCCCAGGGTGAGTCACTGTTTCAGTCACTCATTCCTTATCTCGAGATGGGGAACTTCGGCGAACCGCCTGCGACGCTCGACGGGAAGCCGTGGCGGCCCGTTCAGATCCAGAGCGAGTTCGACCCGAGTTTCTCAAACTCTCGGGGCACGCCGTTCACGCCCATCCGCTGGGTCGGTGATAACCAAGAGCAGTCGGGGGATTCGAGTTATGCCTTCAATCACATGGTTTTTAACCGCGGCGCGACACTGACCGCGTCCGTACCGGATGGCACGTCGCAAACGCTTGCCATGACCACGCATTACGCGCGCTGCGGTTCAACGCCGTTCACGTGGGGGCCGAACCCGATCTGCCACACGTTCGTGCTCCCCAGCGGCAGCAAGGTCATACCTTGCTGGACGGCGCCAGACATCTCTCTGCACACGAGTTCCTTCGCCGATGATCCGATGGGGGATGCGATGCCCCCTGGCGTTTCGAAACGAGGTGACTTGGGCGTCAAAACGTTTCAAGTGCTGCCGCTGATGATCGATTGCGATTACCGCGTTCCGCAGGCGCTGCTGCCGGAAGGGCTGATGGTCGCACGGCTCGACGGCAGCGTGAACCTGCTTCGCGTCAGTATCGACGCCGCTACCTTCTGGGGTCTGGTGTCCCCTGCCGGTGGCGAGGTTCTGAGAAACGATTGGTGA